A stretch of DNA from Vulpes lagopus strain Blue_001 chromosome 12, ASM1834538v1, whole genome shotgun sequence:
GTTTGGTGTCAGGAGTAAGGACTGTGGTCAGAGAGGTCCAAAGGCAGTGTGGGTTTCCTGCAGAGCACCCAACTTGCGTTTAGGATGTGCTGAAGTGGAGCTGCTGCGGGACAAGATGTCCTGATAGTCCCGGCCCTGGCTTGTCTGTCTGGTTCCTGCTGTTTGTATACCAGTGACAGCTGGATACAGCTGGCGCTCAGCAGGCATAGAGGACCCCAGGGCAGTGATGGGGGTGACACCCCAGGAAAGGTAGAGGCGGCAAGCCACAGCACCTCCATGCCCATGGGGACCCTGACACGGGGCCTGAGGGAGGTCGTTATGCTCTGTTGGCATCAGCAGCTGTTTGATGGGATGTTCTTGGTTCTGGAAGTCGTGTTTCTTGTGGTTGCGGGCAGCGTGGATGTCCCCTGTAGCCGTCCACGGAGGTCGCATTTCCAGGCACGTGGAGTGGAGTGTGAGCAGCATGAGCCCTGGGCCTTGGTGGTGGGGCCCCTTCAGGCCAGAAATGGGAGAGGTGGGAGGTCACACCTGCTTGCGGGCTGCTCCGGGTGGGGCCACAAGCGCCACTCCCTTGTCTCGTGCTGGGTCTCTGCCACCTGGGAGAGAAACctcagccccagggccccagctgtCCTTCCCTTGAGCAGAAGAAATAGTTCCCTCTTCAGACAGCAGCTcttgggcgggggtggggggtggggggtggggggtggggggggctgtgCCTAGCACATTTGTGCTGTACCTCCCGTGTCACAGGTTCAGTGGTGGGGCTGTGGTGGGTCTGCAGCTGGGCCTGcacccccggggggggggggaggagggggatgtgGGCTGGGCGagaaccccccccccctgcaGTCGAGCACCCCTTGCAGGGCAGGGCGGAGCTGTTGGGGGGCACGCTGCAGAGCGTGTGCTCACACTCCTGGTTTCTGTCTTTCCTGAAACACAAGGTGTGAGGCTGTGCACACGAGCCCCCCGGGCAGCCGTCTGGCGCAGGTGCCTGACATCCTTGGGTCCTGGTCCCCTGCTCGGTGTGACCTGCTGGTCCTCTCGTCCCCCTCCCGCAGGCAAGGTGCCGGGCGATGACTGCCCCCTGGTGTGGGGCCAGTGCTCCCACTGCTTCCACATGCACTGCATCCTCAAGTGGCTCAACGCGCAGCAGGTGCAGCAGCACTGTCCCATGTGCCGCCAGGAGTGGAAGTTCAAGGAGTGAGGCCACCCTGTGCCAGCACCCGCCCCATCCCCGCCGCCCGCTGGCCCGCCGCCCACTCCCCTGGCGACAGCCCCTCCGGTGGCGGTGGGGACACACTTGAAACAAGGACTGGAgctgtatttgttttccttcagatTGTGACACTTTTATCCAATAAGTAAAACTCATTAAATTGTCTGAATCTTGCTGGAGGCCTCTGCTCGCCTGTTTTCTGGTCCCGATGCAGCGTCACAGTGTGTTGATAGGAAAACTCATGAATAAACATCTCGATGCGATGCCACCAAGGCTCTGAGTCACAGCCGCAGAAGGAGCGGATGGTCAGCCGGAAGAGCCTGGGGGCGAGTGACTGGCTCTGGGGGCTTGGAAGGCCTGGTGGTGCAAGGGCCCTGGGGCACGTGTATTTACTCGGGGCTGGCCTCCTGGTCGGCCACCTCTGTGGCACCCTACTTCGTGTCTGGACACTGCCCAGAGGGAAGAAAGCCCCGGGGACCATTACTCTTCCCCAATCTGGAGGCCACACGCCCTGTGTCCAGACACCCAGCTGCCAGGGCCTCTGTGCCAGTGTCTGCCCTGGGGAGGACGCACCCCAAGGGAGATGGGTTGTGACCAGGATGTGTAGGGACAGTGAGTGGAAGGAGGGCTGCCTGAGGGCCCAGATCCCACAGCAGCCCCACAAACAAAGTTACATCTGCAAACAAGCTTACACCGGCTGCAGGGTCGGGCCAGCTACTCTGTATTCTTGAATGTTTGTGTCTACACTGTCAGGACCTGGGGAGTCACAGGGAGGGCTCTGCAGcccactccccctgcctggggGGGGGGTCTCCTGGGGTGTCAGACCCT
This window harbors:
- the ANAPC11 gene encoding anaphase-promoting complex subunit 11 — encoded protein: MKVKIKCWNGVATWLWVANDENCGICRMAFNGCCPDCKVPGDDCPLVWGQCSHCFHMHCILKWLNAQQVQQHCPMCRQEWKFKE